The following are from one region of the Gossypium hirsutum isolate 1008001.06 chromosome D03, Gossypium_hirsutum_v2.1, whole genome shotgun sequence genome:
- the LOC107939773 gene encoding protein RGF1 INDUCIBLE TRANSCRIPTION FACTOR 1: MGGGGPDEEDNNNDKWPPWLKPLLKEQFFVQCKLHIDSHKSECNMYCLDCMNGSLCSFCLAYHRDHNYIQIRRSSYHDVIRVSEIQKYLDISGVQTYVINSAKVVFLNERPQPRPGKGVINTCEVCDRSLVDNFRFCSLGCKIVGTSKDFQKKKRQLAMVSSDSEDSYSSSSHGKPRKNDDNSNKVRSFSPSTPPPTSVNYRNAKRRKGIPQRAPMAGLIIQY; the protein is encoded by the exons ATG GGAGGTGGTGGACCTGATGAAGAAGACAACAATAACGACAAGTGGCCGCCATGGTTGAAACCTTTATTGAAAGAACAGTTCTTTGTTCAATGCAAGCTTCATATTGATTCTCATAAGAGTGAATGCAATATGTATTgcttggattgtatgaatggttctCTTTGTTCTTTTTGCCTTGCTTATCACAGGGATCATAATTACATTCAG ATAAGGAGATCTTCGTACCATGATGTAATAAGGGTATCTGAGATACAAAAATATTTGGACATATCTGGTGTTCAAACTTATGTAATAAACAGTGCTAAGGTTGTCTTCCTCAATGAAAGGCCTCAACCAAGGCCTGGTAAAGGTGTTATCAATACTTGTGAAGTCTGTGATCGTAGCCTTGTTGATAACTTTCGGTTTTGCTCCCTTGGTTgcaag ATTGTTGGGACGTCAAAGGATTTTCAAAAGAAGAAAAGGCAACTAGCGATGGTATCGTCGGACTCTGAGGATTCATACAGTAGTAGTAGCCATGGGAAGCCAAGGAAGAATGACGACAACAGCAACAAAGTTCGTAGTTTTAGTCCATCGACGCCACCTCCGACTTCGGTTAATTACCGAAATGCTAAACGTAGGAAAGGGATTCCCCAGCGAGCTCCAATGGCAGGACTaatcatacaatattaa
- the LOC107939762 gene encoding protein TORNADO 2, protein MALSNNVIGAINFVAMLLSIPILGAGIWLSNQPADSCLKILLWPVITLGVLILVMALAGFVGAFWRIPWLLMAYLVGMLVLIILLACLVIFMYMVTIRGSGHIVPNRAYLEYHLEDFSIWLQRRVRGSYKWERIETCLSSTQICPDLNQTYTMAMDFFRAYLTPIESGCCKPPTECGYTFVNPTNWISPINNIADPDCIQWNNDQTKLCYSCNSCKAGLLASLKQEWRRADIILLVTLIALICVYLVGCCAFRNAQTEDIFRKYRQGYS, encoded by the exons ATGGCATTGAGCAACAATGTGATAGGTGCAATCAACTTTGTTGCTATGTTGCTCTCGATCCCGATCCTCGGCGCCGGAATCTGGCTTTCGAATCAACCGGCCGACTCTTGTCTTAAAATTTTGTTATGGCCTGTAATAACATTAGGTGTCTTAATCTTGGTTATGGCACTAGCAGGTTTTGTAGGAGCATTTTGGCGTATCCCATGGTTACTTATGGCTTACCTTGTTGGCATGCTAGTGCTTATCATATTGCTTGCATGTCTGGTTATTTTCATGTACATGGTCACCATTAGAGGGTCAGGTCACATTGTTCCTAATAGGGCATATTTGGAATATCATTTGGAAGATTTTTCAATATGGCTTCAAAGGAGAGTACGAGGTTCTTACAAGTGGGAAAGGATTGAAACATGTTTGAGTTCAACACAGATTTGTCCTGATTTGAACCAAACTTATACAATGGCTATGGATTTCTTTAGGGCTTATTTGACTCCTATTGAG TCAGGGTGTTGTAAGCCACCAACAGAGTGTGGATACACATTTGTGAACCCAACAAATTGGATCAGTCCCATTAACAACATTGCTGACCCTGATTGCATTCAATGGAACAATGACCAAACAAAGCTCTGTTATAGCTGTAATTCTTGCAAGGCAGGATTGCTAGCAAGTTTGAAACAAGAATGGAGAAGGGCCGACATAATATTGCTTGTAACTCTTATTGCTTTGATATGTGTGTATTTAGTAGGGTGTTGTGCCTTTAGGAATGCCCAAACTGAGGACATATTTAGAAAATACCGACAAGGTTACTCGTAA
- the LOC107939761 gene encoding inositol oxygenase 4, translating into MVTICIGKVGQAKGQKIQLDANELVSNDEFALPEKNAFGNSFRDYETDNGRKDIVEQHYKSSHINQTYEFVKQMREEYMKLDKAEMGIWECCELLNEIVDESDPDLDEPQIQHLLQSAEAIRKDYPNEDWLHLTALIHDLGKILVLPKFGGLPQWAVVGDTFPVGCAFDESNVHHKYFKENPDFNNPKHNTRNGVYIEGCGLDNVLMSWGHDDYMYMVAKENGTTLPSAGLFIVRYHSFYPLHKYGAYSQFMKEEDKENFKWLKVFNKYDLYSKSKVLVDVEKVKPYYESLIAKYFPAKLKW; encoded by the exons ATGGTGACTATTTGCATTGGCAAag TTGGTCAAGCAAAGGGGCAAAAGATTCAGCTCGATGCTAATGAATTGGTATCAAATGATGAATTTGCATTGCCTGAAAAGAATGCTTTTGGAAACTCATTTag GGATTATGAAACAGATAATGGGAGAAAAGACATTGTCGAGCAACACTACAAATCAAGTCATATTAACCAAACCTATGAGTTT GTGAAGCAAATGAGGGAAGAATATATGAAGCTTGATAAAGCTGAAATGGGGATATGGGAATGTTGTGAACTACTCAATGAAATTGTTGATGAGAGTGATCCTGATTTAGATGAACCCCAAATTCAACATTTGTTGCAAAGTGCTGAAGCAATTAGAAAAGATTATCCTAATGAAGATTGGTTACATTTGACTGCTCTTATCCATg ATCTCGGAAAAATCTTGGTTCTTCCAAAATTTGGAGGGCTACCACAATGGGCTGTTGTTG GTGATACATTCCCTGTGGGATGTGCATTTGATGAGAGCAATGTTCATCACAag TATTTTAAGGAAAACCCTGATTTCAACAATCCAAAGCATAATACCAGAAATGGAGTTTACATTGAAGGATGTGGACTAGACAATGTGCTTATGTCATGGGGGCATGATGATTATATGTAcatg GTTGCGAAGGAGAATGGAACCACATTGCCTTCTGCCGGATTGTTCATCGTCCGATACCATTCGTTCTATC CATTGCATAAGTATGGAGCTTATTCTCAGTTCATGAAAGAAGAGGATAAAGAGAACTTCAAATGGCTTAAAGTATTCAA CAAATATGACCTTTATAGTAAAAGCAAAGTCTTGGTTGATGTTGAGAAGGTCAAGCCATATTATGAATCCCTCATTGCAAAA TATTTTCCAGCAAAGCTGAAATGGTAA
- the LOC107939752 gene encoding 31 kDa ribonucleoprotein, chloroplastic, producing MAALSFPWYTKTLLCPKPTKLCSLASHVSISTSPLFSHNFSISPLIITHKNLSFTLCSTLQEISFEAETEKTQKPNVKKKLFVLNLPWAFTVDDIKDLFGQYGNVKEVEIIKQKDGKSRNFAFVTMASGDEAQAAVDNLDSHEVSGRIIKVEFAKRLKRPSPASSKPIVLPSRETRHKVYVSNLNWKVRSSHLREFFSTFNPVSARVIFGTPSGQSAGYGFVSFATKEEAEAAISTLNGKELMDRPLRLKFSEKTADEPGDENTGQKEPDDQTEES from the exons ATGGCAGCACTTTCCTTTCCATGGTACACTAAAACCCTATTATGTCCCAAACCCACAAAGCTCTGTTCCTTAGCTTCCCATGTATCAATATCTACTAGCCCTCTGTTTTCCCACAATTTCTCAATCTCTCCATTAATCATCACCCATAAAAATCTGAGCTTTACACTCTGTTCTACCCTGCAAGAAATAAGCTTTGAAGCTGAAACAGAGAAAACCCAGAAACCGAATGTGAAAAAAAAGCTCTTTGTCTTGAATTTGCCTTGGGCTTTTACTGTTGATGATATCAAAGATCTCTTTGGCCAATATGGGAATGTTAAAGAGGTTGAG ATTATAAAGCAAAAAGATGGGAAAAGTAGGAATTTTGCTTTTGTAACTATGGCTTCTGGTGATGAAGCTCAAGCTGCTGTAGATAACCTTGATTCTCAc GAAGTTTCAGGGAGAATTATAAAGGTAGAGTTTGCAAAGAGATTAAAGAGACCTTCACCAGCTTCATCTAAACCGATTGTACTTCCTTCTCGCGAAACACGCCATAAGGTTTACGTATCGAATCTTAATTGGAAAGTCCGGTCGAGTCATCTCCGAGAATTTTTCTCGACCTTCAACCCGGTTTCGGCCAGAGTTATATTCGGTACCCCATCAGGACAGTCTGCAGGGTATGGCTTTGTTTCATTTGCCACAAAAGAAGAAGCTGAAGCTGCAATTTCTACTCTCAATGGGAAG GAATTGATGGACCGGCCACTACGTTTGAAATTCAGTGAGAAAACAGCCGATGAACCCGGAGATGAAAACACGGGACAAAAGGAGCCCGATGATCAAACCGAAGAGTCTTAA